A genomic window from Algoriphagus sp. Y33 includes:
- a CDS encoding glycerophosphodiester phosphodiesterase family protein, with translation MRFTLFTILAIFIASSVSFAQKSFHKNKVIAHRGAWKAQSHPQNSIASLKEAVKLGCEGSEFDVWMTSDGVLVVNHDADFEGMEIETSTYEELLSKNHENGEKISTVEEYLKAGKKQKGTKLIFEIKPSKISVKRSQEVAEKSVMAVKKMKAEKWVDYITFSYEGGLKVIELAPNANVAYLTGNKTPAELKEAGFFGFDYNINLLKENPHWIKEAQALGLTVNAWTVNKEEDLRWLLDQNPDFVTTDEPELLLKLIEERQ, from the coding sequence ATGCGATTCACCCTTTTCACCATTCTCGCCATTTTTATAGCTAGTTCTGTCTCATTTGCCCAGAAATCCTTTCACAAGAATAAAGTAATCGCCCACCGCGGCGCGTGGAAAGCCCAGTCCCATCCCCAGAATTCCATTGCATCACTCAAAGAAGCCGTGAAATTAGGCTGTGAAGGTTCTGAGTTCGATGTTTGGATGACTTCTGATGGGGTTTTGGTTGTGAATCATGATGCGGATTTCGAAGGAATGGAAATTGAAACTTCCACTTATGAGGAACTTCTTTCCAAAAATCATGAAAACGGAGAGAAAATCTCCACAGTAGAGGAATACCTGAAAGCAGGCAAAAAGCAGAAAGGAACCAAGTTGATTTTTGAGATAAAACCATCCAAAATTTCTGTGAAACGAAGCCAGGAAGTGGCAGAAAAGTCAGTGATGGCTGTGAAAAAAATGAAAGCCGAGAAATGGGTGGATTACATCACCTTCAGCTATGAGGGTGGCCTAAAAGTAATTGAACTGGCTCCTAATGCGAATGTGGCGTATCTAACAGGGAACAAAACTCCCGCAGAACTGAAAGAAGCCGGTTTTTTCGGATTTGACTATAATATCAATTTGCTGAAGGAAAATCCTCATTGGATCAAGGAAGCTCAGGCTCTTGGATTGACCGTTAACGCATGGACAGTAAATAAGGAAGAGGATTTGAGATGGCTTTTAGATCAAAACCCGGATTTCGTCACTACAGATGAACCGGAATTGCTGCTAAAACTTATTGAGGAACGGCAGTAA
- a CDS encoding DUF1801 domain-containing protein, with product MNKEIQAYNQRLEPENSEICDLLALSINEILTDAESKIWHSHPVWFLEGNPIAGYSKQKPGIRLMFWSGADFEEEDLNIRGQKFKDASIFYNSKSEIDEIKLQRWLEKSKNIQWDYKNLVKKKGRLDRLR from the coding sequence ATGAATAAAGAAATCCAAGCATATAACCAACGTTTAGAGCCGGAAAACAGCGAAATATGTGATTTGCTTGCCTTATCCATTAATGAAATTCTGACCGACGCTGAAAGTAAGATCTGGCACAGCCACCCTGTGTGGTTTTTGGAAGGAAACCCGATAGCGGGGTATAGTAAGCAAAAACCGGGTATACGGCTAATGTTTTGGAGCGGAGCTGATTTTGAAGAAGAAGATCTGAACATACGGGGCCAAAAATTCAAAGACGCTTCTATTTTTTACAACTCAAAAAGTGAAATTGACGAAATTAAATTACAGCGATGGCTTGAGAAATCAAAAAACATCCAATGGGACTATAAAAACTTAGTCAAAAAGAAAGGCCGGCTTGACCGATTGAGATGA